One part of the Pristis pectinata isolate sPriPec2 chromosome 17, sPriPec2.1.pri, whole genome shotgun sequence genome encodes these proteins:
- the psmd9 gene encoding 26S proteasome non-ATPase regulatory subunit 9 translates to MSDEQSQSTAMEEVQQLVKKKDAIEAQIKAYYDILEGQSQAGMDEPLVDVEGYPRSDIDVYQVRTARHNIICLQNDHKALMKQIEEALHQLHARDREKHRLDEAEVHQETMEQESRVLPAFAKVGTVSPGSPASISGLQVGDEIIEFGSVSTQNFQNLQNIAKVVQHSEGKPISITVTRNGQNVHLSLTPQRWSGRGLLGCNIVPLQK, encoded by the exons ATGTCGGACGAGCAGTCGCAGAGTACCGCAATGGAAGAGGTGCAGCAGCTGGTGAAAAAGAAAGATGCCATCGAGGCGCAGATCAAAGCTTACTATGACATCCTAGAGGGG CAAAGCCAAGCTGGAATGGATGAGCCATTAGTTGATGTTGAGGGATACCCAAGATCAGATATTGATGTTTACCAAGTTCGAACAGCTCGACATAATATCATTT gtcTACAAAATGATCATAAAGCCTTGATGAAACAGATTGAAGAAGCACTGCACCAGCTGCATGCACGTGACAGGGAAAAACATAGACTAGATGAGGCAGAGGTACATCAAGAAACAATGGAACAGGAAAGTCGAGTATTACCTGCTTTTGCCAAAGTAGGTACTGTTAGTCCAGGTTCACCAGCCAGTATATCA GGTTTACAGGTTGGTGATGAAATTATAGAATTCGGTTCTGTAAGTACACAGAACTTCCAGAATTTGCAAAATATTGCCAAGGTCGTCCAACATAGTGAAGGG AAACCCATAAGCATAACAGTTACTCGAAATGGACAGAATGTACATCTCAGCCTCACACCTCAGCGATGGAGTGGAAGAGGATTGTTGGG ATGCAATATTGTCCCTTTGCAGAAATGA
- the LOC127579418 gene encoding C-factor-like isoform X2: protein MQRAVLVTGASRGLGLELIRQLGRAERPPRYLFAACRDPEGARGRDLKNFAKCFSNIKIVKMDLDDFDSIQESAEEIQKALLPALLQAAQLSDEPGFSSKKAAVINMSSIMASMELFNIQHGKTYAYRISKAALNMVTKCLANELKPHGILCASVHPGWVRTDMGGEKAPLTKEESVQGILKVLSRLSEQDNGLFLDWRGQLLPW from the exons ATGCAACGTGCGGTGCTGGTGACCGGGGCGAGTCGCGGGCTGGGCTTGGAGCTGATCCGCCAGCTGGGCCGAGCTGAGCGGCCACCGCGTTACCTGTTCGCCGCCTGCAGAGATCCCGAGGGAGCCCGGGGGAGA GATCTTAAGAACTTTGCAAAATGTTTCTCAAATATAAAAATAGTTAAGATGG atctggATGACTTTGACAGCATTCAagagagtgctgaagagattcaAAAG GCTTTGCTGCCAGCTTTACTGCAAGCAGCTCAGCTGAGTGATGAACCTGGCTTTAGCAGTAAGAAAGCAGCAGTTATCAACATGTCCTCTATCATGGCCTCCATGGAGTTGTTTAACATTCAACATGGGAAAACATATGCCTACAGGATCAGCAAG GCTGCATTGAATATGGTGACCAAGTGCTTAGCTAATGAACTGAAACCCCATGGAATCCTTTGTGCTTCAGTGCACCCTGGCTGGGTCAGAACAGACATGGGTGGTGAAAAG GCACCATTAACCAAAGAAGAAAGTGTGCAGGGGATTCTCAAGGTACTTTCAAGGCTTTCAGAGCAAGACAATGGATTGTTTTTAGACTGGAGAGGTCAGCTTTTACCTtggtga
- the LOC127579418 gene encoding C-factor-like isoform X1, translating into MQRAVLVTGASRGLGLELIRQLGRAERPPRYLFAACRDPEGARGRDLKNFAKCFSNIKIVKMDLDDFDSIQESAEEIQKVLKNNGLNLLINNAGINLGGGLNEITPEIMMKTYTINVIGPMMVTKALLPALLQAAQLSDEPGFSSKKAAVINMSSIMASMELFNIQHGKTYAYRISKAALNMVTKCLANELKPHGILCASVHPGWVRTDMGGEKAPLTKEESVQGILKVLSRLSEQDNGLFLDWRGQLLPW; encoded by the exons ATGCAACGTGCGGTGCTGGTGACCGGGGCGAGTCGCGGGCTGGGCTTGGAGCTGATCCGCCAGCTGGGCCGAGCTGAGCGGCCACCGCGTTACCTGTTCGCCGCCTGCAGAGATCCCGAGGGAGCCCGGGGGAGA GATCTTAAGAACTTTGCAAAATGTTTCTCAAATATAAAAATAGTTAAGATGG atctggATGACTTTGACAGCATTCAagagagtgctgaagagattcaAAAGGTATTGAAAAATAATGGCCTAAATCTGTTAATAAATAATGCTGGAATTAACCTTGGTGGAGGTCTGAATGAAATTACTCCTGAAATAATGATGAAGACTTACACGATCAATGTCATTGGTCCAATGATGGTTACGAAG GCTTTGCTGCCAGCTTTACTGCAAGCAGCTCAGCTGAGTGATGAACCTGGCTTTAGCAGTAAGAAAGCAGCAGTTATCAACATGTCCTCTATCATGGCCTCCATGGAGTTGTTTAACATTCAACATGGGAAAACATATGCCTACAGGATCAGCAAG GCTGCATTGAATATGGTGACCAAGTGCTTAGCTAATGAACTGAAACCCCATGGAATCCTTTGTGCTTCAGTGCACCCTGGCTGGGTCAGAACAGACATGGGTGGTGAAAAG GCACCATTAACCAAAGAAGAAAGTGTGCAGGGGATTCTCAAGGTACTTTCAAGGCTTTCAGAGCAAGACAATGGATTGTTTTTAGACTGGAGAGGTCAGCTTTTACCTtggtga